In the genome of Gloeotrichia echinulata CP02, one region contains:
- a CDS encoding transposase: protein MAYNPKIHHRRSIRLRGYDYTQIGAYFITICTYKKQCWFGDVVNREMRYNQLGFIAQTFWQALPRRFSQIQLDAFVIMPNHLHGILIITDLGARHEQRCSLNPEIPDFVPLQNTNSPTTEQFSQPVAGSIPTVIRSFKSAVTKRINLMRKTSYPPIWQRDYYESIIRREGLHNVREYIINNPYQWAEDEENPSHDQHEQLDLGLYF from the coding sequence ATGGCATATAACCCTAAAATACATCATCGCCGTTCTATTCGTTTACGAGGATATGACTATACCCAAATTGGTGCATATTTCATAACCATTTGTACTTATAAAAAGCAATGTTGGTTTGGCGATGTGGTAAATAGGGAAATGCGATATAATCAATTGGGGTTCATTGCTCAAACCTTTTGGCAAGCTCTTCCGCGTCGTTTTTCCCAAATCCAATTAGATGCTTTTGTTATCATGCCAAATCATCTGCACGGTATTCTCATCATCACAGATTTAGGGGCACGGCATGAACAACGTTGTTCACTCAACCCAGAAATTCCAGACTTCGTGCCCCTACAGAATACGAATTCCCCAACAACAGAACAATTTAGTCAACCTGTTGCTGGTTCTATCCCTACAGTCATTCGTTCTTTTAAATCAGCTGTAACCAAACGAATTAACCTGATGCGGAAAACATCATATCCGCCCATTTGGCAACGCGATTATTATGAAAGCATTATCCGCCGGGAGGGATTGCATAATGTTCGCGAATATATTATCAATAATCCATATCAGTGGGCAGAGGACGAAGAAAATCCTTCGCATGATCAACATGAACAATTAGATTTGGGTTTATATTTTTGA
- a CDS encoding DevA family ABC transporter ATP-binding protein — MSSVISIKNLDHYFGNGQLRKQVLFDINLEINAGEIIIMTGPSGSGKTTLLTLVGGLRSAQSGSLQVLGQELCGATGGKLTEARRSHGYIFQAHNLHGSLTAIQNVRMGLELHKNISPQEMKTRSAQMLEEVGLGNRLNYYPDDLSGGQKQRVAIARALVSRPKIVLADEPTAALDSKSGRDVVNLMQKLAKEQGCTILLVTHDNRILDIADRIVHMEDGKLANDMAIASAV, encoded by the coding sequence ATGTCTTCCGTAATCTCTATCAAAAATCTCGACCACTACTTTGGTAACGGTCAACTGCGTAAGCAAGTTCTGTTTGATATCAACTTAGAAATTAACGCCGGCGAAATTATCATTATGACTGGGCCATCTGGTTCGGGTAAGACAACACTTTTAACCTTAGTAGGTGGATTGCGTTCTGCTCAATCTGGTAGTTTGCAAGTATTGGGACAAGAACTTTGTGGCGCAACTGGAGGGAAATTAACCGAGGCGCGGCGCAGTCACGGTTATATATTCCAAGCGCATAACTTACATGGTAGTTTAACCGCAATCCAGAACGTGAGAATGGGTTTGGAATTGCACAAGAATATTTCCCCACAAGAAATGAAAACCCGGTCAGCCCAGATGCTGGAAGAGGTAGGATTAGGAAATCGTCTCAATTACTATCCTGATGACTTATCAGGAGGACAAAAACAAAGAGTTGCGATCGCTCGTGCTTTAGTCAGTCGTCCGAAAATTGTCTTAGCGGATGAACCAACAGCAGCGCTTGATAGTAAATCGGGGCGAGATGTGGTCAATTTAATGCAAAAACTCGCAAAAGAACAAGGTTGTACGATTCTACTCGTTACCCATGACAACCGCATTCTCGACATAGCCGATCGCATTGTTCACATGGAAGATGGTAAATTAGCAAATGACATGGCTATTGCCTCTGCAGTATAA
- the devC gene encoding ABC transporter permease DevC: MIGFIQQLGRRTPLGWLQLSHERSRLLVALSGIAFADLLMFMQLGFQSALFDSNTRLHNSMNADIFLISPQARNLANMSTFTRRRLYQAMDVQGVKSATGLYVNFTDWKNPQTGKKTAILAIGFDPDKQVFDLAEVNSQRDVLKLPNTVLFDRASRGDYEQAFAQIDQGKPVTTEIDRQTITISGLFKVGASFAADGTLMTSDQSFLRLFPRREASSISVGLLKLQPGYDPKQVTAALQSQLGQDVKVLTKEEFIEVEKYYWQTNTAIGFIFSLGVSMGFMVGVIIVYQVLSTDVNAHIKEYATFKAMGYNNFYLLGVVFEEAIILAILGFLPGLGVSFGLYNLTRNATNLPLLMTLARASQVLVMTIIMCMISGAIATRKVQSADPADMF; the protein is encoded by the coding sequence ATGATTGGATTTATCCAACAACTGGGGCGACGAACCCCTTTAGGATGGCTACAACTGAGTCATGAAAGAAGTAGGCTATTAGTAGCATTATCAGGTATTGCCTTTGCTGATTTGCTGATGTTCATGCAGCTAGGGTTTCAGTCAGCTTTGTTTGACAGTAACACCAGATTGCATAACAGTATGAATGCTGACATCTTTTTAATCAGTCCCCAAGCACGTAACTTGGCAAATATGTCCACCTTTACCCGGCGGCGATTATATCAAGCAATGGATGTCCAGGGGGTCAAATCTGCAACAGGATTGTATGTCAACTTTACTGATTGGAAGAATCCCCAGACGGGTAAAAAGACAGCAATACTAGCTATCGGCTTCGATCCTGACAAGCAAGTTTTTGACTTAGCAGAAGTCAATAGCCAAAGAGACGTTCTCAAACTACCAAATACAGTCCTTTTTGATCGGGCTTCTAGAGGAGATTATGAACAAGCCTTCGCCCAAATTGACCAAGGAAAACCCGTAACCACAGAAATCGACCGCCAGACAATTACCATCAGCGGCTTATTTAAAGTCGGCGCTTCTTTCGCCGCAGATGGTACTTTAATGACCAGTGACCAAAGCTTTCTGCGGCTATTTCCGAGACGAGAAGCCAGCAGCATCAGTGTAGGTTTACTGAAGTTACAACCAGGCTACGACCCCAAGCAGGTAACAGCAGCTTTACAATCTCAGCTAGGTCAAGATGTCAAAGTATTGACCAAAGAAGAATTTATTGAAGTTGAAAAATATTACTGGCAAACAAATACCGCCATCGGCTTTATCTTCAGTTTAGGTGTGTCGATGGGCTTCATGGTAGGCGTAATTATAGTTTACCAAGTTCTGTCTACAGATGTCAATGCCCACATCAAAGAATACGCCACCTTCAAAGCAATGGGGTATAACAATTTCTACCTCTTAGGCGTGGTATTTGAAGAAGCAATCATTCTCGCCATATTAGGCTTTTTACCTGGATTGGGCGTATCATTTGGACTTTATAACTTGACAAGAAATGCCACAAACTTACCACTATTGATGACCTTAGCACGGGCAAGTCAAGTGCTGGTAATGACTATAATTATGTGTATGATTTCCGGTGCGATCGCCACTCGTAAAGTTCAATCAGCCGACCCCGCTGATATGTTTTAA
- a CDS encoding ABC exporter membrane fusion protein, protein MAQNWNLEGLRSYQTFFKSPANIAIITAFAAIGISIYTVKNFQNTSNKKQLPVVPIQAVVKTVTALGRLEPNGEVIKLSAPTTGEGNRVEQLLVKEGDRVKVGEVIAIMDSRDRLQASLGEAQEQVQVAKSRLAQVKAGAKQGELGARSATVNRLQAELQGNIKTLQATINRLEAELQGQKQQLQATVARVAAEKRNAQADVQRYETLYKQGAISSQEVDRRRLNAETSTQEVIESQATQKRTIATLEQQINEAKANRDKTIATLEQQVNEAKATLNQTAEVRPTDVANAEAEVNSAQATVKRIQAQLNQAYIRAPKAGQILKINTRPGETVGNDGIVNLGQTDQMYAVAEVYQSDINKVRPGQKVKVSSDSLAGELQGTVDWIGLEVQRQNIINSDPSSNLDTRIVEVHVRLDKPSSQKASQFTNLQIKAVIEL, encoded by the coding sequence ATGGCGCAGAACTGGAATTTAGAAGGTTTACGGTCTTATCAGACGTTTTTCAAATCGCCTGCCAACATAGCAATAATTACAGCTTTCGCGGCGATTGGAATCAGTATTTATACAGTCAAGAATTTCCAGAATACTTCTAATAAAAAGCAATTACCAGTAGTACCAATTCAGGCTGTGGTAAAAACCGTTACTGCCTTGGGGCGACTAGAACCCAACGGGGAAGTAATTAAACTGTCTGCGCCCACGACTGGAGAAGGGAATCGGGTTGAGCAACTGTTGGTGAAAGAAGGCGATCGCGTCAAGGTTGGAGAGGTAATTGCGATCATGGATAGTCGCGATCGCCTCCAAGCCAGTTTGGGTGAAGCTCAAGAACAAGTCCAAGTAGCAAAATCTCGTTTGGCGCAGGTAAAAGCAGGCGCCAAACAAGGAGAACTGGGGGCGCGAAGTGCTACGGTGAACCGTCTACAAGCGGAACTACAAGGAAATATCAAAACTCTGCAAGCGACAATTAACCGCCTAGAAGCAGAACTCCAAGGACAAAAACAGCAGCTACAAGCCACAGTGGCGCGTGTCGCAGCCGAGAAACGTAACGCCCAAGCTGATGTGCAACGCTACGAGACTTTATACAAACAAGGGGCGATTTCCAGTCAAGAAGTTGACCGCAGGCGTTTAAATGCAGAAACTTCCACACAAGAGGTAATCGAAAGCCAAGCCACCCAGAAAAGAACTATCGCCACCCTAGAACAGCAAATTAACGAAGCCAAAGCCAACCGCGATAAAACCATCGCCACCCTAGAACAGCAAGTTAACGAAGCCAAAGCCACCCTCAACCAAACCGCTGAAGTTCGTCCTACAGATGTCGCCAACGCCGAAGCAGAGGTAAACAGCGCCCAAGCCACCGTCAAACGCATTCAAGCACAACTAAATCAAGCATATATCCGCGCACCCAAAGCCGGACAAATTCTCAAAATTAATACACGTCCTGGAGAAACCGTTGGTAATGACGGGATTGTGAATCTCGGTCAAACCGACCAAATGTATGCAGTCGCCGAAGTCTACCAAAGTGATATTAACAAAGTGCGGCCAGGGCAAAAAGTCAAGGTGAGCAGCGATTCCCTTGCTGGTGAATTACAGGGAACCGTTGATTGGATTGGATTGGAAGTCCAGCGCCAGAATATCATCAACAGCGACCCCTCCAGCAATTTGGATACCAGAATCGTAGAAGTCCATGTGCGGCTGGATAAACCATCTAGTCAAAAAGCTAGCCAGTTTACTAATTTGCAAATCAAGGCGGTAATTGAACTATGA
- a CDS encoding TetR/AcrR family transcriptional regulator has protein sequence MAHLKVDAVDRDSSADKVEKILQGAMQEFLKHGYSGTSMDKVAVAAGVSKATVYSKFQDKEGLFKELIEQLARKKFKILFGTEAPKGEPATVLRQLGTKALQQMATDQEHSAFMRVLIGESGRFPELAQICVRAMMKPVIETLSQYLASHPELNIKDPEAVGAIMFGSLVHFHIVQDVMHGKEIIPIESDRVIDALTNLIVNSAE, from the coding sequence ATGGCACACCTAAAAGTTGACGCAGTAGATCGGGATAGTTCCGCTGATAAAGTAGAGAAAATTCTGCAAGGGGCGATGCAGGAGTTTCTCAAACATGGCTACTCTGGTACCAGTATGGACAAAGTAGCTGTAGCTGCGGGTGTTTCTAAGGCGACAGTGTACAGTAAATTTCAAGATAAAGAAGGACTTTTTAAAGAACTCATTGAGCAACTGGCACGGAAAAAGTTTAAAATACTTTTTGGGACAGAAGCGCCGAAGGGAGAACCAGCAACCGTACTGCGTCAGTTAGGAACCAAAGCATTACAGCAGATGGCTACAGACCAAGAACATAGTGCATTTATGCGCGTGTTAATTGGGGAGTCTGGCCGGTTTCCGGAGTTAGCACAGATCTGTGTGCGGGCGATGATGAAACCGGTGATAGAAACTCTGAGCCAATATTTGGCTAGTCATCCTGAACTAAATATAAAAGACCCAGAAGCAGTAGGGGCGATTATGTTTGGGTCATTGGTACATTTTCATATTGTTCAGGATGTGATGCATGGTAAGGAAATTATACCAATCGAGAGCGATCGCGTGATCGATGCTTTGACCAACCTGATTGTCAATAGTGCTGAGTAA
- a CDS encoding ABC transporter substrate-binding protein, which produces MASSTIFQINPYIIGRPIHVHEPELFIGRKGVFQFIEENLKQGNQVILLPGERRIGKSSLLKQIPNFVTLTDFVFVPFDLEYHNPEPLSTVLQYLATEITDYCNQNLNQVTPPTTQELENNLDIFTDKFLPQIYQALGGKKLVLLLDEFDSFTTGNSQSAVKKFFPYLKSIIGSQLGLFIIIGLGRNASDLTKLQKLFKEPPYYKIGLLDDADGKTLITQPAQGRLKYSEDALQAILELSGGHPYFIQIICFTIFGHARNQEEWNVTRKDVESIINKAIESAEGGFSWLWDGLSIPERVMFSAIAETQKEQTPEEPFQLLKNHGIERTKSLNKAKKQLANRGFFNEKTSQVKIELLRLWVLQQHPVHKQIGDLEKVEQKKVKSIHAEATRLYQEDNKQAALTLYTQILDFNPNDFGSLLALADGDLEDENFDKALERYTRAYQVDPLRNKEKLLQAREIYAKKLVDAGDLEGAKQQYEEVLNIEPERLSTRQKLKVVEALLIDNVHNTVPTVSPSFSLPEPIPPSPPPPIQFISSPLRLLIQSPPLARSIFYKPNKILLSDKRLFIFIIISAILGISTISLAISRVSTRCPAGEKKELGLICVANLTKITRGEITLFPTISNTNRDKGIEAYKQGNYADAVNLFRDAVKDAKNDPEVLIYYNNALARSKGSPITLAVVVPVDNNSTGKAQEILRGVAQAQNQFNQKNGLNGRLLEIAIAKDGTKEKDPQFATSQQVVQELLKHEDILGVIGNNSSDTTQDALSAYENTKMPVISSTSTSISQSSKFFFRTVPSDAASGRKLAEYAIKSGLRKTVIFSKKDSTYSSSLSKEFTDNFERLRGEVVGNQTLDSEEVIPVSKYQAQAVVLFPDAAQISQAVGIARLTINPQNQQQSGIKLLGGDTLYSQEILNKEEDRKAVEGLVLVVPWFRDEAPAKNFAKSAQQQWGAPVSWRTATSYDATQAFIKAIQNTSTNLSRETVLQALRQVNLSPNETSGGNLQFTPDGERQSEPVLVQVKDGKFTTVP; this is translated from the coding sequence ATGGCAAGTTCAACTATTTTTCAGATAAATCCTTATATTATCGGTCGTCCCATTCACGTTCACGAACCGGAATTGTTTATCGGGAGAAAAGGGGTTTTCCAATTTATAGAGGAAAATCTGAAGCAAGGTAATCAAGTTATCTTGTTACCTGGTGAACGGCGGATTGGTAAGTCGTCATTACTCAAACAAATTCCTAATTTTGTGACGCTGACTGATTTTGTTTTTGTTCCTTTTGATTTAGAATACCATAACCCAGAACCCCTGAGTACGGTATTACAATATCTCGCAACAGAAATTACAGATTACTGTAACCAGAATTTAAATCAAGTCACACCGCCAACAACTCAAGAGTTAGAAAATAATCTAGATATCTTTACTGACAAATTTTTACCCCAAATTTATCAAGCATTGGGGGGAAAAAAACTAGTTTTATTATTGGATGAATTTGATAGCTTTACTACAGGTAATTCTCAATCAGCAGTAAAAAAATTTTTTCCATATTTAAAATCTATTATTGGTTCACAGCTTGGACTGTTTATTATTATTGGCTTGGGTCGGAATGCGTCAGATTTGACCAAATTACAGAAATTATTTAAAGAACCGCCTTACTACAAAATTGGTTTACTCGATGATGCGGATGGGAAGACACTCATTACTCAACCGGCTCAGGGAAGACTAAAATACAGCGAAGATGCGCTCCAAGCAATTCTAGAACTGTCAGGAGGACATCCCTATTTTATTCAAATAATCTGCTTTACTATTTTTGGACACGCCAGAAATCAAGAGGAATGGAATGTTACTCGTAAAGATGTTGAAAGTATTATAAATAAAGCCATTGAAAGTGCCGAAGGTGGTTTTTCATGGTTATGGGATGGATTATCTATCCCAGAACGGGTAATGTTTTCAGCTATAGCAGAAACGCAAAAGGAACAGACTCCAGAAGAACCTTTTCAATTGCTGAAAAATCACGGAATTGAACGCACAAAATCTTTAAATAAGGCAAAAAAACAACTAGCAAATAGAGGTTTTTTCAATGAAAAAACCAGTCAAGTCAAAATTGAATTGCTTCGTTTATGGGTACTGCAACAACATCCTGTCCACAAACAAATCGGTGATTTAGAGAAAGTTGAACAAAAGAAAGTTAAATCTATTCATGCAGAAGCTACAAGACTATATCAAGAAGACAACAAACAAGCAGCATTAACACTATACACGCAAATTTTAGATTTTAATCCCAATGACTTCGGTAGTCTGTTGGCTTTGGCTGACGGAGACTTGGAAGATGAAAACTTTGATAAAGCTCTCGAACGTTACACGCGAGCTTACCAAGTTGACCCCTTACGCAATAAGGAGAAGCTATTACAGGCTAGAGAAATATATGCAAAAAAGTTGGTAGACGCAGGAGATTTAGAAGGTGCAAAACAGCAGTATGAAGAAGTATTAAATATTGAACCGGAAAGGCTGTCAACAAGACAAAAATTGAAGGTAGTTGAGGCGCTGCTAATTGATAATGTACATAATACTGTACCCACAGTAAGTCCTAGTTTTTCTCTACCAGAACCTATTCCACCATCACCACCACCACCTATTCAATTTATTTCATCACCACTTCGATTACTAATACAATCACCACCACTTGCAAGAAGTATTTTTTATAAACCAAATAAAATCCTGCTTTCAGATAAACGGTTATTTATATTTATCATAATATCAGCTATCTTGGGAATTTCCACAATTTCGTTAGCCATTAGTCGCGTGTCAACACGTTGTCCAGCAGGTGAAAAGAAAGAATTGGGTCTGATATGCGTAGCAAATTTGACTAAAATTACTAGGGGAGAAATTACTTTATTTCCGACTATTAGTAATACCAACAGAGATAAAGGTATTGAAGCTTATAAACAAGGAAATTATGCAGACGCGGTTAACTTGTTTCGAGATGCTGTAAAAGATGCTAAGAATGATCCAGAAGTGTTGATTTACTACAACAATGCTTTGGCTCGTAGCAAAGGTTCTCCCATCACTTTAGCAGTAGTTGTCCCAGTAGATAATAATTCTACAGGCAAAGCTCAAGAAATTTTGCGGGGTGTCGCACAGGCGCAAAATCAGTTTAATCAGAAAAATGGGTTAAATGGTCGCTTATTAGAAATTGCGATCGCTAAGGATGGTACTAAAGAAAAAGATCCACAATTCGCAACGTCTCAACAAGTAGTTCAGGAACTGCTGAAACACGAAGATATACTGGGAGTGATAGGAAACAACTCTAGCGATACTACCCAAGATGCACTATCGGCATACGAAAATACTAAAATGCCTGTCATATCTTCTACCAGTACAAGTATTTCTCAGTCTAGTAAATTCTTCTTTAGAACAGTTCCATCTGACGCAGCATCGGGGAGGAAACTAGCTGAATATGCGATAAAATCTGGCTTGAGAAAAACTGTGATTTTTTCTAAAAAAGATAGCACATACAGTAGTAGCTTGAGCAAGGAGTTTACAGACAACTTTGAAAGATTACGCGGTGAGGTTGTTGGAAACCAGACACTAGATTCTGAGGAAGTGATACCAGTAAGTAAATATCAAGCACAAGCAGTTGTGTTGTTCCCAGACGCTGCTCAGATTTCTCAAGCAGTCGGAATTGCTCGTTTAACAATTAATCCCCAAAACCAACAGCAGTCAGGAATAAAATTGTTAGGTGGGGATACTTTATATAGTCAAGAAATCTTAAATAAAGAAGAAGATAGAAAAGCTGTTGAAGGTTTAGTTTTAGTTGTCCCCTGGTTTAGGGACGAAGCACCAGCGAAAAATTTTGCTAAATCAGCACAACAGCAATGGGGAGCGCCAGTAAGTTGGCGCACCGCTACTAGCTATGATGCGACTCAAGCTTTTATTAAAGCTATTCAAAATACGTCTACAAATCTGTCACGAGAAACAGTTCTACAAGCACTGCGACAGGTCAATCTTTCCCCCAATGAAACTTCCGGGGGAAATTTACAGTTTACTCCCGACGGAGAACGCCAAAGCGAACCCGTCCTTGTTCAGGTGAAGGATGGTAAATTTACCACAGTTCCATGA
- a CDS encoding ABC transporter substrate-binding protein produces the protein MTEANYPDNPYIIGSAIDDPNKFFGRQELFRFIESNLLQGSKVILLHGQRRIGKSSVLYQIPKSVFKDYEDERNQFSFIFFDLQNKSSKPLADIIRDLAIKISTDLQLNQAIVPTLEQLEDNTDIYIFVRRFLPQVYQELGNKNLVLLLDEFDVLDENHPNRNNNSEIENKGGGFFRYLQLLVNREQKLFIIPVVGRHVGELPNLVKLFKGPPNQNIELLDQSDARQLISKPVEGMLEYREDAIQAILELSAGHPYFTQVICFNLFIQAKNHNHTQITGEDVKGIVEQAIETAEGGLDWFWHGLSMTEQVVFSAVAKAEFPEDPFTVLRKNGVIETELLIPSAEKLVDQRFVDEGQPDYTQSKVKVEFVRRWLRQRHSLDIEIWKLEKIEEQRVEILRNAAHRYHEDGNNQKALQLYEDILKINPNHFSTVLDLAEGYSNLGNFEKAIEYYTRAYQFDPLRNTDTLVQELENYASHLFTNRHIKLAKQQYQRVLDIQPERKQAEMRLKEIEAVESKFLWRCEGYKDEPHQPQTINMGENCPVCNRTRDSSEYSSNYQVAPNPPKRRIISPVILGKLTSLGGMIALAVFGTTLFSIYRFSTPCPAGEKKEFGVLCHSDMSKISRGERTLFPSINNTNRDQGIEAYKRRNYAEAAKFFKGAVEDAKNDPEVLIYYNNALAHSKGSFITLAVVVPVDKESIKKAQEILRGVAQAQNQFNQKNGLNGRLLEIAIANDGTKEKDPKFATSQQVAQELVKDENILGVIGHNSSDATKAALSAYENAKIPVISSTSTSTSLSSNFFFRTVPSDAASGKKLAEYAIKSGLRKAVIFANNDSAYSDSLREKFQSNFERLGGEVVKPDRPVELNDDPQLDDGKAIPVSIFRYQAQVAVLFPDVYHTRQAVNIARANANISAELMKNPNNQFRGLKLLGGDALYGQEILDQGGKDVEGLVLAVPWFRDTAPGRNFALSAQQQWGAPVSWRTATSYDATQAFIKAIQSASTNLSRETVLQALRKVNLSPNETSGVNLQFTSDGERQSEPVLVQVKDGKFIIVP, from the coding sequence ATGACTGAAGCAAACTATCCAGACAATCCCTACATTATCGGTTCAGCAATAGATGATCCAAATAAGTTTTTTGGACGCCAAGAGCTATTTCGATTTATTGAATCTAATTTGCTTCAGGGTTCAAAAGTTATCTTATTACATGGTCAAAGACGTATCGGTAAATCTTCTGTTCTCTACCAAATTCCTAAATCTGTTTTTAAGGACTATGAAGATGAGAGAAATCAGTTTAGCTTTATATTCTTCGACTTACAAAATAAAAGTAGTAAGCCTTTGGCTGATATTATTCGCGATTTGGCTATAAAAATTAGCACCGATTTGCAGCTAAATCAAGCGATTGTACCAACCCTGGAACAGTTAGAAGATAACACAGATATTTATATTTTTGTTCGTCGGTTTTTGCCACAAGTTTACCAAGAATTGGGTAATAAAAACTTAGTATTGTTACTGGATGAGTTTGATGTTCTTGATGAAAACCACCCCAACCGAAATAACAATAGCGAGATAGAAAATAAGGGAGGGGGATTCTTTCGCTATTTACAATTGCTCGTGAATCGAGAGCAAAAATTATTTATCATTCCGGTGGTCGGACGACATGTGGGTGAACTACCAAATCTGGTGAAGTTGTTTAAGGGACCACCTAATCAAAATATTGAGTTGCTAGATCAATCTGATGCTAGACAGCTGATTAGCAAACCAGTGGAAGGAATGCTAGAATATCGTGAAGATGCAATTCAAGCAATTCTAGAACTGTCAGCAGGACATCCCTATTTTACTCAAGTTATTTGCTTTAATCTTTTCATTCAAGCTAAAAATCATAATCATACACAAATTACTGGTGAAGATGTAAAGGGTATTGTAGAACAAGCAATTGAAACTGCTGAAGGTGGGTTAGATTGGTTTTGGCATGGATTATCTATGACAGAACAGGTGGTTTTTTCGGCTGTAGCAAAGGCTGAGTTTCCTGAAGATCCCTTCACAGTGTTGAGAAAGAATGGAGTTATCGAAACAGAACTTCTGATTCCATCTGCAGAGAAATTAGTTGATCAGCGTTTTGTTGATGAAGGCCAACCTGATTATACACAATCTAAGGTAAAAGTTGAATTTGTCCGTCGCTGGTTGCGGCAACGTCACTCTCTAGATATAGAGATATGGAAATTAGAAAAAATTGAGGAACAAAGAGTTGAAATCCTGCGTAATGCAGCGCATAGATACCATGAAGACGGTAATAATCAGAAGGCTTTACAGCTTTATGAAGATATTTTGAAAATCAATCCCAATCACTTCAGTACTGTCTTAGATTTAGCTGAGGGATACTCCAATTTAGGGAATTTTGAAAAAGCCATAGAATATTACACACGAGCTTACCAATTTGACCCATTACGCAACACAGACACCCTTGTGCAGGAGTTGGAAAATTATGCTTCTCATTTGTTCACTAACAGACATATCAAATTAGCAAAACAGCAGTACCAAAGAGTTTTAGATATTCAACCTGAAAGGAAACAAGCAGAAATGAGGTTGAAAGAAATTGAAGCGGTAGAATCTAAATTTCTGTGGAGATGTGAAGGTTATAAAGATGAGCCTCACCAACCTCAGACTATCAATATGGGTGAGAACTGTCCTGTATGCAATAGAACCCGCGATAGCAGTGAATACAGTAGCAATTATCAGGTTGCACCAAATCCACCAAAACGGCGAATTATATCGCCAGTCATCTTAGGTAAATTGACATCTTTAGGAGGGATGATTGCTTTAGCTGTTTTTGGTACTACCCTTTTTAGTATTTATCGCTTTTCAACACCTTGTCCAGCAGGTGAGAAGAAAGAATTTGGTGTGTTATGCCATTCCGATATGAGTAAAATTAGCAGAGGAGAACGTACCTTATTTCCTAGCATTAATAACACGAATAGAGATCAAGGTATTGAAGCTTATAAACGACGCAATTATGCAGAGGCGGCTAAATTTTTTAAAGGTGCTGTGGAAGATGCTAAGAATGATCCAGAAGTGTTGATTTACTACAACAATGCCTTGGCTCATAGCAAAGGTTCTTTCATCACTTTAGCAGTAGTTGTCCCAGTAGATAAAGAATCCATAAAAAAAGCTCAAGAAATATTGCGAGGAGTCGCACAGGCGCAAAATCAGTTTAATCAGAAAAATGGGTTAAATGGTCGCTTATTAGAAATTGCGATCGCTAACGATGGTACTAAAGAAAAAGATCCAAAATTCGCAACGTCTCAACAAGTAGCTCAGGAACTCGTTAAAGACGAAAATATACTTGGAGTGATTGGACACAATTCTAGCGATGCTACAAAAGCAGCGCTATCGGCATACGAAAATGCTAAAATACCTGTGATATCTTCGACCAGTACCAGCACTTCTCTGTCTAGTAATTTCTTCTTTAGAACGGTGCCGTCTGACGCAGCATCAGGCAAGAAACTAGCTGAATATGCGATAAAATCTGGCTTGAGAAAAGCTGTGATTTTTGCTAATAATGATAGTGCATACAGCGACAGTTTGCGTGAAAAGTTTCAAAGCAACTTTGAAAGATTAGGAGGTGAGGTTGTTAAACCTGACAGACCCGTTGAGTTGAATGATGATCCACAACTGGATGATGGTAAAGCAATACCAGTAAGTATATTTAGATATCAAGCACAGGTAGCTGTGTTGTTTCCAGACGTTTATCACACTCGTCAAGCGGTGAACATTGCGCGAGCCAACGCCAATATCAGCGCCGAACTAATGAAGAACCCAAACAACCAATTTCGGGGACTAAAGTTGTTAGGTGGGGATGCTTTGTATGGTCAAGAAATCTTAGATCAAGGTGGGAAAGATGTGGAAGGTTTAGTTTTAGCTGTTCCCTGGTTTAGGGACACAGCACCAGGGAGAAATTTTGCTTTATCAGCACAACAGCAATGGGGAGCGCCGGTGAGTTGGCGCACCGCTACCAGCTATGATGCAACTCAGGCTTTTATTAAAGCTATTCAAAGTGCGTCTACAAATCTTTCTAGGGAAACAGTTCTACAAGCACTGCGAAAGGTAAACCTTTCCCCCAATGAAACTTCCGGGGTGAATTTACAGTTTACTTCCGACGGAGAGCGCCAGAGTGAACCTGTATTGGTTCAGGTAAAGGATGGTAAATTCATCATAGTTCCATGA